CCCGTGGTGGTGCCCGCCCCGGCCGAACCGGCACCGGCCGCGGCCCAGCCCACCACACCGGCCGCCGCACCGGCGCCCACCGAACCCGTGTCGCCCGAACCTGCGCCGCCCGTCCAGGCGCAGGCGGCCCCGGCCAGCCTGCCGCCCATGACCCGGGTCAGTGACATTCACGCCAGCGTCACCAGCACCGGCGCCGCGCAGGGCCTGATCTACGCCCAGCGCCTCCCGGACGGCGCGACGTACCTGCCCGGCAGCGCCCGCTACGACCAGACCCGCCTGCCCGACCCGCTCGTCGGACCCAGCGGCACGCTGTACTGGACGCTGCCCGCCCATCCCGGCGAACTGCGCTACAGCGCCCAGCATGACGCGGCCCTGCCGGAACTTGGGGAGCCCACCCTGGTCGCCACGTACGCCGGGCAGGCCCGCGAAACGCTGCGCGGCGCGTTCGACCCCGGCGACTGGGCGTCCGCGCAGGCCCCCACCGCCGCTCCCATCGACCCGGACCGGGCCATCCAGAGCCCCCCGGACGGGCAGGTGTACCGCGACCGTGATCAGGTGACCGTGATCGTCCAGGGTCCCGGGGACGTGCCGCTGGACGTCACCCTCAACGGCGAGGACCTCCCGTCGAAACTGATCGGCACGCGGTCGTTCGACCCGGCCACCAACCTGCAGCGCCTGGAGTACGTCGGCGTGCGCCTGAGCCCGGGGCGGAACGTCATCGAGGCGCTCGGGGAGCGCGCCACCGTCACCCTGGCCGGGCGCACCACCAACCTGCGCGTGCTGGGCGAGCAGGTCATCGCGGACGGCGTGACGCCCATCCGGGTGCGCGTGCAGGCCGTGGATGAACGGGGCGTCACGACCGCCCTGCCGTTCCTGACGGTCCGCAGCACCCTGGAACCCACCACGCCCGACGCCAACCCCATGGAAGCCGGGTACCAGGTGCGCCTCCGGGAAGGCGAGGGCGTCCTGGAGTTCGCGCCGCAGGCCGCGCCGGTCCGCCTGGGCCTGGACGCCGACCTGGGCGACGGGCAACCCCTGCACGCCGAGCAGCGCCTCGAGGCCGGGCAGGGCACCGTCGCCGCCGGACTGGTCAGCGCCACCCTCAGCGGCGCGGGCCTGACCGTCACCGCGCGCGGCACCCTCGAAACGCCGCTGGCCGGCGGGCACCTGATCGCCGCTGTGAACACCGACGGCCTCCCCGGCAGCGACGACCCCGGCAACAACGACGCGCCGGGACCGTACGCGGCGCGCGGGGACCGCAGCGCGCAGACCGTCCCGCTGACCGGACAGGACCCGGCCGCGTTCCAGTACGACCACGCGGACTTCACGGTCGCGTACCGGCAGGGGAACGCGCCCATCGAGACGCTCAGCGTGCCCGGCCAGCCCACCGCGCTCAGCGCCGTCACGCACGCCGCGCCGGGCGCGCCGGTCTTCACGGCGTTCGTGGCGGGCGTCAGCGTCACCGCCCGCACCGAGACCCTCACGCCCGACGGAACGCGCCTGCTGCGGCTCGCGCAGTTCCCGGCCGTGCCCGGCAGCGACACCCTGGACCTGATCGTCAGCGGCCCCACCGGCGACACGGAACGCCGCCTGACCCGCGGGCAGGACTACACCCTGGACGCCGAGACGGGCCTGATCACCCTCGCCTCGCCGCTCCCGGCGTTCACGGTGGAGGGCGGCCTGCTGGTCACGCAGTCCCTGCGGGCCGCGTACCGCCTCGAAGGGGCCGGCGAGCGGCAACTGGCGTTCGGAGCGGAAATCCGCGTGAAACGCGGCGCCCTGAACGTCAGCGCCGCCACCGTCAGCCTCCCCGGCACCGGGGCCGGCAGCGGGAACACCACCGCCGTGCGCGCCGCGTACGACACCGGCCGGGACGCCAGCAGCGCCGCGCTGAGCGTCACCAGCCTCGCGGCCATCAGCGGCGGGAACGTCAGCGTCAGCGCCGCCGCGGCCGGCAGCCTGCCCAGCGGCGCGCGCCTGAGCGTCAGCGCCGCGCACCAGAGTGACGGATACGCCGGCCTGAACGCCGCGCGGGACGGCACGCACGCCACGGCCAGCGCCGCCGTGCCCATCGGCGCGCGGCTCAGCGCCGAGGTCGCCGGCGAGTACCACGACGCCCCGGACAGCAGCGGCGCAGCAGGCAGCACCGGACCCGCCCCGCACACCCAGCAGGCGCAGGTCAGTGCGGGCGTCCGCGCCAACCTGAACCCCGTCACCCTGGGCCTCGGCGTGAAAAGCCAGTTCGGCCCGTCGGAAGGCACCAGCCTCACCGCCAGCGCCGGGTACCACGCCGCGCCCGTCGACGTGGACGTCACGCACGCCCAGCCGCTGACCGGGAACGTGAACCCGCAGACCACCCTCAGCGCCCGCTACCAGGTCACCCGGCAGGTCGCCGCGACCCTCGGCGGCACCGTCACCTGGCCCGGCGGCAACGCCGTTCCCGGACAGGCGCTGAGCCTCGGCCTGGAATCACGCCTGGGCGGCACCAACCTCCGGGCCGCGTACGAACTGCCCACC
The DNA window shown above is from Deinococcus aquaticus and carries:
- a CDS encoding DUF11 domain-containing protein, with protein sequence MSRPRALALLTLGLGSAALAQDATLTRVETGGPHPERTTRPVTSVGQELNWSVGDDSFTLQVHQRGPVTLQLYSAGFDPQDYRNPSGAALGDERYGGLPVESTFTLLGPDGQTLRTLRVPEGPSDWVTAFDGTLEPGTYTLKASTQGRGKNTFAARIEAHAASLSATRVNVTVRGPAWTPALTLQAQAGDTLRLYDGDGPAEMEVRVTDENGVVTPLPISGQLEWVDLPLPGTGTYRVELRQPAGAAQYSNTAGLAFNRGGADQRITLAQTDRVGQIRVQAQLVQPGGEISPTTLNVTVGDQPVTVTGEWTAEQAAGTYPLSVQAPAGATVSAPDMVTVPEDGLADVTVQVRPQLQVNLTQDRPVVCVGDVVTFRATVSTEFDGTLSAPLDLKLPAGLSALTATRLNASVRAGQPATLEVVARADTPGEAAVTASAPGVQADAALNVSPHRAALQLRRAALPDARPGETVTVALHLNNTSAEPTPYLLSDTPGEGLSALDSPEFEGTLRPGESRTLTYRAQVTAQSGELTPHAELVTDCADTQTASGTLTVRPVVVPAPAEPAPAAAQPTTPAAAPAPTEPVSPEPAPPVQAQAAPASLPPMTRVSDIHASVTSTGAAQGLIYAQRLPDGATYLPGSARYDQTRLPDPLVGPSGTLYWTLPAHPGELRYSAQHDAALPELGEPTLVATYAGQARETLRGAFDPGDWASAQAPTAAPIDPDRAIQSPPDGQVYRDRDQVTVIVQGPGDVPLDVTLNGEDLPSKLIGTRSFDPATNLQRLEYVGVRLSPGRNVIEALGERATVTLAGRTTNLRVLGEQVIADGVTPIRVRVQAVDERGVTTALPFLTVRSTLEPTTPDANPMEAGYQVRLREGEGVLEFAPQAAPVRLGLDADLGDGQPLHAEQRLEAGQGTVAAGLVSATLSGAGLTVTARGTLETPLAGGHLIAAVNTDGLPGSDDPGNNDAPGPYAARGDRSAQTVPLTGQDPAAFQYDHADFTVAYRQGNAPIETLSVPGQPTALSAVTHAAPGAPVFTAFVAGVSVTARTETLTPDGTRLLRLAQFPAVPGSDTLDLIVSGPTGDTERRLTRGQDYTLDAETGLITLASPLPAFTVEGGLLVTQSLRAAYRLEGAGERQLAFGAEIRVKRGALNVSAATVSLPGTGAGSGNTTAVRAAYDTGRDASSAALSVTSLAAISGGNVSVSAAAAGSLPSGARLSVSAAHQSDGYAGLNAARDGTHATASAAVPIGARLSAEVAGEYHDAPDSSGAAGSTGPAPHTQQAQVSAGVRANLNPVTLGLGVKSQFGPSEGTSLTASAGYHAAPVDVDVTHAQPLTGNVNPQTTLSARYQVTRQVAATLGGTVTWPGGNAVPGQALSLGLESRLGGTNLRAAYELPTAGGGGNRARFGADTTLPLSANLSASLGGGLTQELAGQGRPDPQREYNLNAALRYRDARLSASGSSDFSVKNGQLRTVLRGGASLSVNDFATLNVDTLSEFGPARGDRFTAGGALRKNAWQGLLSASYERGSLSTTGAGTLLGSGELAYHAATWAMRGGLAVRAVPGDPGSLTVQPSLSGSYHLSDRFAVGGALHTQWQPATGVARTAAGVEGSVRALPGTWLTLGYNFTGFDSISTQATQRGAYLRLDISADERIRNLLSGAAKPDAGKTDDPAAPAGPETPAKDTP